From the genome of Pseudoliparis swirei isolate HS2019 ecotype Mariana Trench chromosome 14, NWPU_hadal_v1, whole genome shotgun sequence:
TCTTGAAGTGAGGTGAAGATCACGGTCACGCACCGTCATGCCGTACAAGGGCAGCTGGCCGTGAACTTTGAACTGGTTGGACGGGGTCATTCCCCGGCTGGTGTACACCAGGGAATCACTGaactggagaggaaggggaacaGAAGAAAAAGTTGGAGGTAAATAAATGGAATGTTTTTGGTTCAGTTGGTATTCGATTCATTTTGAACGTTTCATaccaggaagaacatcctctgctgaaGGCCTTTCCCTGAGAGCTTGCTGAGGCAACCGAGCCGGATGAATTCCTGACGGCAAACACACTGATGAATATGAGGCTGAGGCGCACACATTCTGCATTTCATGGATTGTTTTCCGCCTCGAACACGGAAAACCAGCTATTTCTAAACGTCAGTCACGTCCACAAGAGCCTCACCCTGCCGGGGATGGCGAGGTTGTCGATGCCGGTCAGATCTTTCTTCAGCTCCAGAAGCTTCTGGAAGTTCTCCATCTTCATCATGGTTCCCTGCAGCTGCAGCACCATCTCAGAGATGTCAGCCAGGGTCGCTAGAAAGAAAGGGGGATGAAAGGAGAAGTAGATTCACAAGTGCAAATGAGTGAACTCCGTCAGAAGTGGGAATGGCATGTACCTCTGCAGTCCCTGAAGTCCTCGTGGGTGGGGGGGTAGTGCTTGCAGAGCCTCTCCAGGATGAGTTTGTAGTGCAGCAGGCGGTggagagggcggaggaggaagatgttGAGCGGCAGGTAGCAAACCCTCTGCTGCTCAAAGTCTCGGCACACGGCCTCGGCCTTCCGACTGGACCTGGGGAgcgcggagggagaggaggttcGTGATCTCAGTCGGGGACGCCGCCGCGGAGCCTTTTTTTACCTTCAAGATATTTAAGAGCCGACCTGCAGACCCGTTCCAGCTCCACCAGGCACTCTGAATGCTTCTGGAGATGAACCGTCAACTGCTGCAGATGCAAAAGACGGACATGTCAATTATAcgaaaataaaaagacacaaaggAATAGACAAACTATAATTCTGttgaaaaagaaggagagacgTCTGTACCTTCAGACCCTGAATGTTCTTCAGGAGGATGTCCCCGATGCGTTGGTAGTCTCCTTTAATGTGGGCGTTGGAGCGACCCtccctgaggaagaggaaacacGTCAAGAGCTTCCTATGTGCAGTTACACTTattcaccactagatgtcagccTGCAGCTAGGACTGGAAAGTCTTCACTCAATTCCCACAAtcccattcttttttttaacatttcggACTTTCCAATTCCTCTGAAATGAATATCGTTTAAATATGTGTGGATAACAAGTCCCTTGGTCGCAACAGGTGCTTTTCTGCCCGGATACCGACCACTGCGCCAGCCGCTGCTCCACCTCTTTGAGGAACCCCTGGTGGAACTTGTGGACCGGGTCGTAGCTGGCAGAGATCAGGTTCTTCACGGACTCTGGGAAGGCCTCGTCTTTCCCCGCGGCACCGTGGAAGGACTGCGTGGAGAGACAACAGCGATTACAAAGGCAtgtcgggggggaaaaacctGAAAACATGCACCGCTTGGATAAGTGACATTCGTATTATCCAAAAGTTCATGTTTGAGAATTAAATAGAGGGTTCATTCCAATAAAGATGCCAAATATCTTCTGATTTTAAGGCgtgattaatcaattaatttaatgtcagaatGATCAATAATCAGTTGGTGCTTTTACGCACCAGATTTTTATAATAGAATGCTTTAagacatataatatacatgttctTTTTTTGCATAAAACTTGTGAATGTAACAGAAATccctaaaaaaatacatgattacaagtgacacacacacacacacacacacacacacaggtgtgggaTCTCAACCGgccaaagaaaatattttagaggtttaaaaaagaagaggaaaaaaagagccaGCGCACGCCAGCTCCTCCACATCAAAGGGGGGCGGAAACAACTGctgggaaaagaaaaacagctgagaggttaaaaaaaaaagacgggaggggaaatattattatatattttttttttataggtcAGCGTCAATATATAAATGCTGCAGGTGCTGTAATCTGTGGgggttttttctctcttctgctGCTAAATCCCCCCCATTTGTCAGGAGAGacagttaaaacacacacacacacaggtcgtaAAGTTGAATCATATAAACGGCAAAAGACCAAATGTGACCCCACATTAAGCTGCACTTTGATCCCAGGATTTACAACACAGACGCTGTGTTTGTGCAGACGGAGCgggttctccttcttctccttctccctccctccctccctccctccccctcgtgTTGACTCTCGTGGTTTTTCCTTGTACACTAAAGGAGCCCGGAGCTAATAACCCGTGTCGTCTTCAAGAACAAACGACATGCGAtggaggcggcggaggaggaggaggaggaggaggattctaACACATGCGTTGCGTTCTTGTGGAAGAAcaacagagatgatgtcatttagTGAACACAATGAAACTTTAAAGACGCTCAGTGGGGGAAACTGATCCGTCTCACGATAGAAACACCAGAGGAAAACAACGTAACCGATTCAACATCAATGTCACGTGATGGAAAAGATGGCGGCTTCTGGACTATAAAAGCACCAAGAAGCAGCTCAACCCCCTCTGACTCCCTCTGACTCCCTGCTGCAGCACGCAAGGCCTGGGTTGCCAGACTCGTGGCTTTTCAGCAGATCCCCCTCTCTCAGCCAATCGCTGCAGCCTTACCTCTGTGATGACCTGCAGGTCATTGAGGAAGGTCCGCTCCGTGGTCAACAGCTCCTTGGCGATGAAGTACGCCTTGTCTGTGGGAAACTTCTGGACGCAAACACAACGGTTCCGTTTTAATTCTCACGgacgttttctttttaaaatatatatatacaagtatatatTTTCCGTCTTCACACATCTAccttcctcctcgcctcctcttcatcgtcgtTGCGGACGCATCCGGCGTCGGTGAGCAGCGGGCTGGTGAGCGGCGACAGATGCCGACCCTTGGGACACTGGCGCGGGACGCCCGCGGCGCTGCCGTTGGCCGAGCCGTTGCCGTTGACGACCACGCGGGGACTTCCCGCCGGGGAGTCCTCCGAACCGGGACTTTCTGGAAGTAGAAAAATGGAGACGGAGGGCAGGGATGGAACAAAGGGTGAgataagggaggagaggagacgggagcAAGTTAAAATAGATTCATCATGTCCTCTGCGTTCATGAcattctcatcctctcatcctccagtCACCCTCCAGACATCAACACTCGAGGCGATTCATCCGATCACTCGACTCTGAAGGAGGCTACTTCTACTTTATTTCTACGTTTGGATTTTTTTTGATGAAAtacggggagaaaaaaaagaaaagacagtaaaaaaaaagaggataaaACGAAGGAAAAAGTGTGAAATAAATGTGAGTGAGGAGCTCTGGATTCAGCATGTCGGTGCATTATAAGGGGAATAAAGTCAGAAAGGTCAAATTGTCAGATCAAATGTCTCGGCGAGTCGTTTCCTCGGTAGAAAACACAATGACGAGAGCTTTAAATACGATTCAAAATGTTCCATTTCCCTTACAATGCCCGACAGATATGATCTATAGACACTTTTTGTGGGTATGATTGTAGTTTTCTGGGGGAAAACATCACAGTCCACTACAGCTAGAGCCTCTACAGAGCTTCTCTACAAGGTACCGAGGTGTGACTGTATACTTGCCCGGGTGCAAAGTTTCCAAAGAGTCCACTGTTACACACCCAACTGGATCATGGGTAAAAACCATGGCAACCACTGAGCGCAGATCTGTGACGGGCGCTATAAAAAGGAACTTGCCACCATACAGAACAATTAAACTACACATTAAACTACACACACGTGAAACAACGAGCTAGACGACATGAAACACGGACAGAAACGGGTCACACGTGCACGACCTCGAACATAGCGGACAACCTCTACTCTACAGGCTAACTACCACAGCACAAGACACGGCGAGGGTGGGGGAGGGTCTGGGCTCAAGCAGGtacatttggggggggggggggcatccatTAAATCTACAGAAAACTTCCGGAGTCCCTTTTCTTGGAACAGACAAGGTAGTTTTTTTATTGACACCAGTGCACACAGTTACAGTGTTAAAACGAGAGATGAAGGgtcaggaaataataataaaaaaggaggagaacctCAAAGTAGTCACaagaaataaaagccagtgggtgttttttgtgtttggaGAACAACAAAGACAACAAGTGTGTGCAGGAATTCAACGTGATACAGAGGGAGGCAAAGAAAACCAGTGAGCAGAGGGGAAGAAagatcatttccttttctttcgtgAAGAATAGAAAGGCTTCCGGGCGGCTCCTCGGACGGATGGACGGCGGCgttgcaccttttttttttttttttttgcccgcTCGCCGTTTTCCGACACGCAAAAACGCCACCGACCGTCAAAGGAGCGACGCCAGAAAGCCGGTTCATCCCGTCGAAAGAGAGTCCGTGAGTGAAAGGCATGTTACGGAAACAGAAAGAGAAGCACAGGAGTGATGCTGGAACGCCACCGTATACCAGTTAAACACTCCGTTAACATACACGTTACAGGACGAGGAACCAATCACAGCCGAGCAGCTTTAAAGGTACAAAAGGCTTTGATGGAAGAGACTGCCGGTGCCGTGGGGCGACCGTGAACGTGAGGACGTCTCGACTCCAGTGTTCGTGTTCGTCCATCTTCTGACAATACTCGGACTTTCACACTTTACATTAACGCCTCTCATAAGACATCGTACTCGCGTCCGCATCGACTTTAACTTTACTCCGTCGCCCTCTCACTCTCCCCTcaactaaataaaaagaaacctGGAGTTGAGTCCTCGcacgcacaaaaaaaaaaaaacacacacaaatggtttccaaaatatttgaaaaaggaCAAAGTGCAAGTTAATGAAAGTTGTCACATCCTCCTCAAACGCCGGGAACCATTCGGCGCCCCGTGACGGAAGCACAGAGACACGGAATGAGCAAAAACAGGGCAGTGGCAGAAGAAGCAGGGACATCGCTCGCCTGGTGAACATGCAATTCAGAGTCGAGGAAAACAGTTCCCGCTCACATGctttgaaagaaagaagaaaggaataGAAAACACAAAGCAGTGCATTGACACGGAATGAAGCGTGGACATTTGTTTCAGGGAGAAGCCGAAGCTCCGAGGGAAAGACGGCGACGACACGCGATGAGATGCAGCTCGGACTTCTAAACGTTTTCTGGTATTAACTctggttttgttttgatcgccgtgtatttatttgtatgcgtgcgtgtttgagtgttattcgcattaactcaaaaagtattaaaccgaatcgcatgaaatttggtggcatgattggttattatccggggaacatttgattcgattttgggatcgatcgggtcaaaggtcaaggtcatgaaaaggtcaaaatcttctttttaccatagccgAGACCAACCCGATGAGAGCCTCGCTGAACACAATGAGCTCAGTGTATTGCTCTACACTCCATTGTCAACCTAGAACAATCAAATACACTGTACACTTACAGGGGGACGTCTCTCAGCCCCGACAACCAACAAACTGTATATAGCATCTTTAAACCTCCATTAAAATCCAGCTACTCTCTTCACGAGACGACGGTGACATGAGAAGAGAATCCTACATTAGGACACGAAACATCGACATCTGTGTTCGGTCGAGAGGGCCGAGAAAGGCAGCAGATCCCGGTCAACGGCTTTCGGAATCAACGCCGCGTTAAAATCAACGATATCTTAATGTCTGGACGACACGAGGTGGGCTACAAACTAGCAGAACCCTAATTCATCCGATTTGAAGAATCGCCATTAGAGGAGTTATGAAGACAAAGGAGGAGATAAAAACTATGGTTCTACATTCCTTGAGGATTCCTCAACGCCTCGACATCGTCTGTTTCTCATCTCCACTAAACATGTTGAAGTTATGGCACATTGTAAAGAAGATTCGTTAAGCAGGCTGGATGTTAACGGCGTGTAAAGAAGTCTTAAAAAAGGAGGATTGTGGGGTTTAGAAACATTCCGTGTTATGGATTCATCCAAACGTGTTTCTATTCAGTTAAAAACCCACAAAATATGCACATTTCTAAAAGTATGTTAAAATCTTTACACACAatgcgtttatttatttaaaggtgtATACACCTAACGACTGAACTACGACTGTGTCTGTAATACAATCATTAAATCAACATTGATTGTGCCTCCTCTTCTACTCTCACATCTTCACCCTTCAACAGCTGAACACCCGCCCTCCTACGTCTTCCTCGTTAAAGCGGTaacaccctcccccctccccctcttcctcctcgtctctcccctcctccagaTGGAGGCTCCCGAAGGAGAACTTCGCCGACGAGTTCACGCCGTTGGAGTTCACCGAATTCGCGGCGCCGACGGCGGCCGGGTTGCCGTACATCAGCGGCTGGCTGTACGCGCCGCTGCCGGACTCGGTGTCACTGCTCGTCGACCCGTCGATCATCTGGACCGGCTGGTTCAGGTTGTCGCTACCGGGCTTTCCCTGACGACCGAACAGCCGCTGCACCGCGGTGGACCGCGGCTGACCCGGCACCACGATGTCGCCGTCGGTCACGACCACCCGCCGCTCCGTCGGCGCCGAGCCCGGGGTCGGGCCGCGCCGGTGGACGGGGGTCGACGTCAGCCGGCTGAGAATGAACGGATCCGTGTCCGAGCGATTGCGCACGTTGTCGTTGTGGTACGGTTTGGCGAAGTGCGGCGGCGTGCGGTTCGAGGTGACCGGCGAGTAGCTACCGTAGTGGTTCAGCGGGAGgagcggtggcggcggcgggacGGGGGAAGCCTCCGGCGGGGCGATCCCCGGGCGTTTGCTAAAGAAATAGCCGCCGTCGTCCCAGCGGCCGGAGCGCGGCTGACCGTCGGCCATCTCGCCGTGACTGAGGGAGTTGGTGCGGTGGTGGAAGCCGCCGATCACCGGGCTGGCGCACTGGCTACGCGTCCCGGTTCCGAGCGGCCGCGCCGACGCCGCGCCTTGCTTTTCCCGACCCGGGTAGATCTCGTCCAGCGGCGTGCTGTGGAGCGGGAGGCGGCCGTGAAACGACCCGCCGTTGGGCAAAATCTCGCGGCTCGCGTTTGACTGATCTACGGCGCTTCTGTTACCCAGCATGCCTTGCTGCTCCAGCCCAATCGTACCCTGCTGGTGACGCTGCTGCGTCAGCCCCTGGTGATTGGTGTGGTAGAACCCGTTTACAGCCCCAAACAGACTCCCGGCTTGCCCCCCACTGGATTGCGTGTCACTATAAACGGAGGGCTCGTCCGCGCTGCTGCCGTGGCCCCTGGGGGCCCTGTGGTTCTTTGTCACGTCGCATTCACTGTCTATGTCGCTGCAGTCTATGTAAGGAATAGAGGAGCTGCTGCCTTTGTTTGCCCTGCAGGATGGACCTGGGTTGAGGAACTGCGGGTCCGCCGCCGATCCGCCGCCGTGGTGGTTCTGTCGGGACTGAATCGGGTCCGAgccgggcgccgccgccgcgacGCCGTGGAAGCCGTTGGCGGTCGATGAGGCCGCCGCCGGCTCTTCGGAGCCGCTGCATTCAGCTCGGTGGCCCAGTCGGGTCGAGTCGAGCTTGTCTGCCGACTGCAAAGACACGGCTCTCTGCGAAGAAGACGAGTCGGGGGGGacaaaagaagattttttttttttaaagggacgcattagagcgacagagagagagagacagagagagagagagagctttgtgCTGTTGGCCACAAAGCAGCTCAGGATTTTAGAGATCGAGAAAAGTAGTAAAAGACAAAGAGTCTGTAAATGTGCACAACAAggacatttaaatatacattaacTCGTAAAAAACAAAAGGTACAAGAGGATGGGAGAAGAGAGGTTTTTTAAAAAGCGTGCATCACCTCTTTTGGCACTTGTGATCTGAAGGACGAAGACGGAGGCGGCAGGCTGCTGGTGGACAGGATCTTACTGTGCttcctgaggagaggagaggttcaAAGCACGTGGAACTCATCCGGAAAACAGACACACGACTGGTATTCACGTTGCCCGAGCTTCACCTCTCAAATGGGAGTTTCTTGAGCTCCGAGTCTTTCACGTAGTCGATGATCTGCTTTTGGGTCCGACCGCTGCAGGCCGAGAAAACAACGTGAGGACACGCGTCGTCGTTCGAGGACGCGGCCTCTTTCCGGTCCTCCTCTTACCTGAAGCGGAATGAGGACcctctggtgaagaggatgGGCTTGGGTTTGGCCTTGGGCTCCTCGAAGAGCCGGAAGAAGGCGTGGTACTCCACGCAGATCTTCCAGAAGACCTTGCAGCAATCCCGGCTGGCCATGGCGAACTCCAGCGTGTCGTGGTGGGCGCTCTGCTGGAAGACGGCAGAGGCGGAGGCGtgaggatggacggatggaggaagagaggagaagaggggcaGAACCAGAGGTGGGGTACGGACTCACTGCCGGGTCGGCTCTCAGCTTGATCAGGAACCGTTTCCGCTTGAAGCTGAGCTTGCGAACCTTGGACCAGTTGAAGGCGTTGATCTTCGTGTACCCCTGAGCAAAAGGAGACGATAAGAGAAGAGGATTCAGAATGAATGCATGTGAAAAGGTCGACACGAGCAGATACGAGCATAACAGCCCCCGGGGAAAAGCATCTCGATGAGAGCGTGCAGAAGTCTTTTCCAGGAAACATTCGAGGGACGTACAGTCGACCGCTCCCTCTGCCGCCGCGTGGTCAGTACCTGAAACACCAGCACGCCGATGTGCGCCACCGCCAGGCTGAGCTTGGTGCCCTCTCGGTCCTTGGCCGGGTGCAGACGGACGCCGTACATCTCCAACCGCCGGGCGATCTCCAGCAGCTGGTAGTCCGACTCTGCGGGAGTCTGCCCGCTGTGGAGGAGAGTgaccaaccaaccaatcaatcaaccaaccaaccaatcagcagctcatctctctcgctctctcattcGCTCTCGCGCTCTCCCCCTCTTGatctcccactctctccctcgctctccccctctcttgctctccctctctctcgctctccctctctcttgctctccccctcttgctctccccctctcttgctCTTGCtcgcgctctccctctctctcgctctccctctctctcgctctcactctccctcgctctccccctctccctcgctctcccccCTCGCTCTCCCCctcttgctctctccctctcttgctctctcgctctccctccctcgctctctctcgctctccctctccctccctcgctctccctctccctctctctctcacgctggTGAAAGAAGAACAATCGTATTTGGTTTCTCCACTGATAACCCTCCCCAAGTGTTAGACGGGGCCCACTCCAGATTTCTATTGCAGATTTGTTACGAGTGTAAACACCAACAGACGGTCTTATCATACGCCACAGGATCAGGCTGCCAGCACCCAGCGAGGGCTGAAAGAAATCTGCCGCACGGGACGTTCGTTTGCTCGCAAATGGGAAAATAACTTCCCGTTTCCTGTATGAGCTGCTGAATTAGCCACTTCCTTCCTGCGTCAGCAAGGGAGGCGAAGGGAAGATCAAGAGCCCGCGGACGGCGTGCGTGGTGCACAGCGTGACTAACGGCCAACACGCCGGCGGTTTAGTATTTTGTGGTCGAGTATCGCTTTTAAGGGGATTCACAGCTCCAGAGAACAAGGAACATGCATTCTTTGATCGTCATACGTTTGCAAACAGCTAGAGCGTAAAGGAGAAGAGGCGTGTGCCTCGGGGGCCCGGAGAGAGCGCAATGTGGTATGTTTGCAGACATTCACCTTTATTGGGGAGGGcgtgggcctgtgtgtgtgtgtgtgtgtgataacagTTGTGGTTAGAGAGATAAACATCTctgcaggagagggagagagattatGGGCGGGGTGTATTTGTGTAATGGGAGTGTTTGTGAGATCACATTTGACTAAACAGATAaacatctgtgtgtgagagttgctgtgaaagtgtgtgtgtgtgtgtgttggtgacaAACTGTTTCTGCGGCCACCCTAAAGCCCAAACTGATCCCAGGTCAGACTACAGCTCGGTTTAAAAAGTGCTGCTGAAGCAACTTCTTAAATATGACGTGTTTGCTAACGATCGCAGATAAAACAACTGAATTCAAAGATATCGCGTGAGCTCAAATATCGACAGCATCTTGTGTCACGTTATGAACTTCACACGGTAAGCTCTGAACGCGGCATGTGGAGGTCCACTAGCCATGCGTGGACGTGCTCGCGATCACTCACACGTGCTTGCGGTGGCAGTCGGTGATCTTGTCTCTGATGGCGTCCTGGTCGGGCAGGTACTTATTGTGGAGGAGGTGCTGCCAGCTCTGCGTCTCGTCAAAGTCTCCTATctcggctggaggaggagggagagggtttGATATTTGAGTGTTGAGGAGAAGCGGAAATTGCCGAGATGAAGATAAAAAAGACAGCAGCAATCTCAGcaaatggaaaaacaaacaaaagaaaagcgcACACTTTTGTCTATTCTGTTCTACAGGAGATCAGATGAGGTCCTCCATCTGTTACCGCGGCAACCGAGTGCCGCCGTCTTGCCCGGCCGCACACTGAACCCAGCAATTCTACATCCTTCGCATTACGGCGCCGAATCAATAACAACGGGCGATGAAAATGAAagcaataaattaaaatatcaacaaacaaaaaagggaacGCTGATATGAAGATAGTCTAACGCTggctaaaaaaaaatctgtttagtTCACTGGTGAGACCTTCAACTGGAGCCACACCTGCTGCTGAAATCCCCCCAAAGGGAAGATCTGTCATGGGCTCCAGTATTTGGTGATTcaaagtagggctgcaactaacgattattttgataatcgattaatcggttgattattctatcgattaatcgattaatcggataaaaaaacaaaaaaactttaattttcaaccctttattcaaaacagggtccgtacggtcatggaaaacctggaaaagtcatggaatttttaaatggctaatagcaggcctagaaaagtaattgaaaaaaataaaatcccaaaatatttggaaaactaatgcaaatttgttttattcaaattttaattgaCACGGTATATaaacggtatgctttggaattctcattgttagtttaaatactacatcttctcactttgtcacgtatagacagagttttcacaaaatgtttaatcatggaaatttggtttaaagtcatggaaaggtcctggagatccactggtcaccatggtgatgaaccctgttcactggtcaccatggtgatgaaccgtcacaaacagactgacagctttcctctcctgagcagtggtccccatgtggccccgccccctgaacaatatcagagacgcgttccgatttattatttttttcacctggcccgctgccgttgagattgcagtgagacgcggaaaaaatgtgaagagttgctcttcgcaataaaacatctttgatggacgtgtcgcgtctcggccaatcagcgttcagatgtccacagcgtttgggaagttaggttagcttgaatgttagtccgctacatctgctgctgtcacgctgcacggtgtagcgatactaacaaagtacccgtacgtgaAAAactatgtgatttagcatatttttagtatcgatacttcattaaaagagcgatcagagcacacgcgctgctccgctccgtcaaatggtgtctgcacgcgcagcgctcacagcgagtcgtgGTTTATCTCCGCCGCCTTTCTCcgcggaaaaatattttccgctatccgccacggaataaataaccacgttttctacgttatcctcttgtggaaatgccacacacgtcgtgacatgtagcgccctggtgtctggggtcataacgtcacccgtaggcccacttagctccgtgaatgtctccgactacgtgaatgacttccgcatccagcgccacgtgagcagcagcagccaattagattcatcaacagaggagcagctcagcgctgattggctctcacaacgcagcgttcagtctctcctctccctctccctccgctcttgtttctcctgcgccgctcaactcaactttgtttatactccgtgacttattgagcgccgtaataatcgcgccacacaacgaatcgataatgaaattcgttggcaactattttaataatcgatttttatcgattttatcgattcgttgttgcagccctaattcaaAGCGAGACTGAAGTCCATTTTTAGAAGTGGAAAATGCTAAATTGCGAAGGCTGGGCTTCTGTTATTCAGCCGTTAATGGTGATAAACCTCAATTAGCGTTAATCAACATGTGCGGCGTGATATTTGCGTTGCACTCACACTGAATGATGTGGGACACCATGAGCGCGGCGCTGGTGTCGTTGCAGATGAGGCGACCGCAGGCCAGGTCACGTTTTATCTGCAGGGCGAACAGATACCTGGAGGATATAGAAGAGACGAGAGTGTGGGACGGAGagcaaaaaggaaaaaggtcGTTAGGTTAATGCACATTTTATGAACTCGGCACATTTCCTAGACCGCTGgcatttacatgtatctatTGATATGACTTCAGGCCTGTCTCTAATTGAGTTCACGCCCTTTTCTGTTAATCATTATACAGTCGGCTACTTGAAACATgatctgggacacacacacacacacacacacacacacacacacacacacacacacacacacacacacacacacacacacacacacacacacacacacacacacacacacacacacacacacacacacacacagaagtaccACAGCTGACCTCAAAACCTACAATCAGACAGATGTCACACATGGATCCTGTCTGACATCATTTTGTGTGATTTTGTGACATATTTCAGGATTAAAGTCAGTCAAAAAAGGACCCGGAGTTGCTGTCTAAATGCAGAGCGTGGGGGATTCTTCAGCCGACATTCAGAGAGCATCCGTGTGTGAATATGACTGAGATTAACGGCGCGCAGCAGCCTTTTATAGCCTTTTTTAGCATGATTATCTCTCGAATATAGTTAATGAA
Proteins encoded in this window:
- the LOC130204699 gene encoding FERM, ARHGEF and pleckstrin domain-containing protein 1-like isoform X3; translation: MVEPADKPIAAGQRLGAPDSFGVSTLEPGLRPLAQPPAGRLSSIRVQMLDDTQEVFQISQCSTGKVLFDLVCVHLNLAEGDYFGLEYQDQRKMTVWLDLLKPTLKQIRRPKNTILRFVVKFFPPDHTQLLEELTRYLFALQIKRDLACGRLICNDTSAALMVSHIIQSEIGDFDETQSWQHLLHNKYLPDQDAIRDKITDCHRKHVGQTPAESDYQLLEIARRLEMYGVRLHPAKDREGTKLSLAVAHIGVLVFQGYTKINAFNWSKVRKLSFKRKRFLIKLRADPAQSAHHDTLEFAMASRDCCKVFWKICVEYHAFFRLFEEPKAKPKPILFTRGSSFRFSGRTQKQIIDYVKDSELKKLPFERKHSKILSTSSLPPPSSSFRSQVPKERAVSLQSADKLDSTRLGHRAECSGSEEPAAASSTANGFHGVAAAAPGSDPIQSRQNHHGGGSAADPQFLNPESPGSEDSPAGSPRVVVNGNGSANGSAAGVPRQCPKGRHLSPLTSPLLTDAGCVRNDDEEEARRKFPTDKAYFIAKELLTTERTFLNDLQVITESFHGAAGKDEAFPESVKNLISASYDPVHKFHQGFLKEVEQRLAQWEGRSNAHIKGDYQRIGDILLKNIQGLKQLTVHLQKHSECLVELERVCRSSRKAEAVCRDFEQQRVCYLPLNIFLLRPLHRLLHYKLILERLCKHYPPTHEDFRDCRATLADISEMVLQLQGTMMKMENFQKLLELKKDLTGIDNLAIPGREFIRLGCLSKLSGKGLQQRMFFLFSDSLVYTSRGMTPSNQFKVHGQLPLYGMTIRESEEEWGVPHSFTLFGPRHSVVVAASCASEMERWVEDIRMAIDLAEQSSSSDTDLLSDNKLSEDGGAESEEELCGSRSSLERQGHRGNTTVHVCWHRNTSVSMVDFSVAVENQLSGNLLRKFKNSNGWQKLWVVFTNFSLFFYKSHQDDYPLASLPLLGYSVTVPSESENIHKDYVFKLHFKSHVYYFRSESEYTFERWMEVIRSVTCSASRPTLSARKELY
- the LOC130204699 gene encoding FERM, ARHGEF and pleckstrin domain-containing protein 1-like isoform X2, encoding MVEPADKPIAAGQRLGAPDSFGVSTLEPGLRPLAQPPAGRLSSIRVQMLDDTQEVFQISQCSTGKVLFDLVCVHLNLAEGDYFGLEYQDQRKMTVWLDLLKPTLKQIRRPKNTILRFVVKFFPPDHTQLLEELTRYLFALQIKRDLACGRLICNDTSAALMVSHIIQSEIGDFDETQSWQHLLHNKYLPDQDAIRDKITDCHRKHVGQTPAESDYQLLEIARRLEMYGVRLHPAKDREGTKLSLAVAHIGVLVFQGYTKINAFNWSKVRKLSFKRKRFLIKLRADPASAHHDTLEFAMASRDCCKVFWKICVEYHAFFRLFEEPKAKPKPILFTRGSSFRFSGRTQKQIIDYVKDSELKKLPFERKHSKILSTSSLPPPSSSFRSQVPKERAVSLQSADKLDSTRLGHRAECSGSEEPAAASSTANGFHGVAAAAPGSDPIQSRQNHHGGGSAADPQFLNPESPGSEDSPAGSPRVVVNGNGSANGSAAGVPRQCPKGRHLSPLTSPLLTDAGCVRNDDEEEARRKKFPTDKAYFIAKELLTTERTFLNDLQVITESFHGAAGKDEAFPESVKNLISASYDPVHKFHQGFLKEVEQRLAQWEGRSNAHIKGDYQRIGDILLKNIQGLKQLTVHLQKHSECLVELERVCRSSRKAEAVCRDFEQQRVCYLPLNIFLLRPLHRLLHYKLILERLCKHYPPTHEDFRDCRATLADISEMVLQLQGTMMKMENFQKLLELKKDLTGIDNLAIPGREFIRLGCLSKLSGKGLQQRMFFLFSDSLVYTSRGMTPSNQFKVHGQLPLYGMTIRESEEEWGVPHSFTLFGPRHSVVVAASCASEMERWVEDIRMAIDLAEQSSSSDTDLLSDNKLSEDGGAESEEELCGSRSSLERQGHRGNTTVHVCWHRNTSVSMVDFSVAVENQLSGNLLRKFKNSNGWQKLWVVFTNFSLFFYKSHQDDYPLASLPLLGYSVTVPSESENIHKDYVFKLHFKSHVYYFRSESEYTFERWMEVIRSVTCSASRPTLSARKELY